The Sulfolobus islandicus Y.N.15.51 sequence TTAATTTAACCCTCTCGCTACCACCACCTATGTTAAACCCCTTTAGCATTGCCAATCCAATAAGGCCTAATATGGCAGTTAGTAACAAGTCATAAGCACCAATTGATTGATATATTAAAAACCAAATAGCACCAGACACCACTCTTGAAGCCATTGAGAATATTCTTATATAGAATATTGCCTTAGCCCTAACTTGTTCTGGAACTACAGCATAATAAGCAACGTAACCAACGTTATTTGACAATTCAACAATTATTGTCCTAATGTAGTAAACTCCAAATATCCAAGGTATAGAATGGTAAATAAAGGCTAAGGTTAAGGGTAAGAGTAATATGGCAGCCACACCCCTAGTTATGTAAAATAGTTTAGCCCTATTGTATTTATCAGATATATAACCCATGAAGTAAGAGACGAAAACTCTCACTAAAGGTCTAGCTATTACTCCTAATCCAAACAATGTTATCTCTTGACGGAATAGGAGAATGAAAAGCCAATAAGTGGTTAACTCGTTTTGTATAAAAGAGAATCCTGCAAATACACTAAAGATAGTAAACTTGGTGAATTGTGAATAGTGAAAAGGGGATGACATAGGTTTATACAGAAAAAGAAATTAATAAATATTAATGTGAGGGTGGGAGTAATATTATTTTCTCCAGATTCAAATACTGATTTCATAATATCCTTAACGTTGTTCCGTTAGTATTTTCACTAAATTATTAAGCATTTTCTGCTCAAAATCGCCATCATCAGAAAGCTAGAGACTTATTGAATTTACTTGTATATCTTTGTCCTAAATGTTAATTCTATCTTTACAGTCCCAACGCTGAATAAAATTAATCCCCATAGTTGTAAGAATAGCAATTATAGTACTCTTTTCTTATTGAGTGCAATACCATTTGATTAAACCAGTGTTAAGATCTTTAGCAAACCTTATGTGAGAGGATGGATTATAACTATTATGAAAAAGACTCTAGGACATTCTTTTTCTTTTTAGGAATTACCAACTTTATCAATATATTTTTCCTAAAAATTAGGTTTTGATGGTATGCCATACTCCTAGATATCGAATAAGATGACTGCAAGTGCTTTGCGGGTTGCTTCAGAATTGTACAAAAAGTTTATAGATTATTCCGTTAAGTATTACCCATGGGAAAGAGTAAGTACACTAGGGATTGATACAAGTACGACGAGAACGTTATAACGAGATATACCCTAATATTCCCCTTCTACGTCTTTGAACACTAGTCAAGTGTATAAATGACAAGCTACCATATGATCGTTATCAATAGTTATTAACTGTGGCTCTTTTACTTTACATATGTCTTTCGCAAATGGACATCTGGAAAAGTAACTACATCCTTTTGATTGGTTCTTCGAATCATCTATCTCTGAGATTTCAAATTCCCTTATGTTGGCTTTATATCCGTTTAATGGTACTGCTTCAATAAGCTTTGTGGTGTATGGGTGGAGTGGTTTCATAATCACGTTTTTGCTTTTCCCTATTTCAACTAATTTTCCGTGATATAGTATTGCTATTCTATCAGCCATATATTTAGCTACGGATATGTTGTGTGTGATAAATAGATAAGTTAGATTTTTCTGTATTTGTAAATCTAGTAATA is a genomic window containing:
- a CDS encoding MFS transporter; its protein translation is MSSPFHYSQFTKFTIFSVFAGFSFIQNELTTYWLFILLFRQEITLFGLGVIARPLVRVFVSYFMGYISDKYNRAKLFYITRGVAAILLLPLTLAFIYHSIPWIFGVYYIRTIIVELSNNVGYVAYYAVVPEQVRAKAIFYIRIFSMASRVVSGAIWFLIYQSIGAYDLLLTAILGLIGLAMLKGFNIGGGSERVKLTTGIDFFRKDERIRGIILLYSVTDGLTYSINYLLPLLILVYYGTEEIYSLSQTVLYGVLVIASFIMTKMKDPVKIAVTYILSGFLFYMVLVYPSPYVLLISLLLYGFGSGFIENYVMATIKQSVGDEFLGSVLGLDVLVTSSLEILIILLAQYLITINVIYYIILGIAGMVFVLASWLLHPKLREVKL